A single region of the Xiphophorus maculatus strain JP 163 A chromosome 3, X_maculatus-5.0-male, whole genome shotgun sequence genome encodes:
- the LOC102229652 gene encoding protein SOGA3-like isoform X4: MMNPSSADSFRQPDNSSRKQARSSSPAGVKETGSKTAQKGSGSAKPVTPKQAAAGGAGGGGGRGSRGHSPVSTGRERPVGSAPPSRGAAAVQSAGAENPTPSRPAAAQATEDSARPTAAAAAAGDASSPSRADSSRVVSDQPCASKSPKLRSKNPRGAESASAGGGGGSSSSSSSSNKKSSKSIVGCGPGFWKEGCLQSELIQFHLNKSLGKKGAKMQAKSASPPASEPEPELSPEPAAPQPAAQPDERLQDEIERLEDENEDLKTEIEEMRAEMDEMRDTFYEEDACQLQDMRRELERANKNCRILQYRLKKAERKRLRFNDGGQVDGELLRSLEQDLKVAKDVSVRLHHELENVEEKRTRTEEENEKLRQQLIEVEVTKQALHNELEKAKELSLKRKGSKDAQRTEKKMPQTPAEEENEDLRCQLAFIKEEAVLMRKKMAKIDKEKDRLEQELQKYRSFYGDVDSPLPKGEAGGPPTTRESELKLRLRLVEEEANILGRKIVELEVENRGLKAELDDMREDSLAAAGGNGTGGGGQQSREQGEALSELRQQLQLVEDEAELLRRNLADVEEENKKVTNELNKLKYKAGSHEAGSRHGGGGGDQAKLEALQEELKAARLQINELSGKVMQLQYENRVLLSNMQRYDLASHLGIRGSPRDSDAESDGGRDDDTPSTSAASPRLLPPHRKREGPVGGESDSDEKPAGPAADDRYPHRGREAGPDHRQADR, translated from the exons ATGATGAATCCATCCTCTGCCGACTCCTTTCGGCAGCCAGACAATAGCAGCCGGAAGCAGGCGCGTTCGTCGTCTCCGGCCGGCGTCAAGGAAACTGGATCTAAAACTGCGCAGAAGGGCAGCGGCTCGGCTAAGCCCGTCACACCAAAGCAAGCggcagcaggtggagcaggagggggaggaggcAGAGGTAGTCGAGGTCACTCTCCCGTTTCCACAGGCAGGGAGCGGCCGGTCGGAAGCGCTCCTCCCAGCAGAGGCGCGGCCGCTGTCCAGTCTGCTGGTGCTGAAAACCCGACACCGAGCAGGCCCGCGGCGGCGCAGGCTACAGAAGACTCCGCCCGCcccaccgccgccgccgccgccgccggcgACGCCTCCTCGCCCTCCAGAGCCGATTCGAGCCGCGTTGTCTCCGACCAGCCGTGCGCATCCAAGTCCCCGAAACTGAGGAGCAAAAACCCGAGAGGCGCAGAGTCCGCCTCAGCTggaggcggcggcggcagcagcagcagcagcagcagcagcaataagaAGAGCTCTAAAAGCATTGTGGGATGCGGACCCGGTTTCTGGAAAGAGGGATGCTTGCAGTCCGAGCTGATACAGTTTCACTTGAATAAAAGCCTGGGGAAGAAAGGAGCCAAGATGCAGGCGAAGTCCGCATCTCCGCCAGCGTCGGAGCCTGAGCCGGAGCTGTCCCCCGAGCCCGCCGCTCCACAGCCGGCTGCACAGCCCGACGAGAGGCTGCAAGACGAAATCGAGAGGCTGGAGGACGAAAATGAAGATTTAAAG ACTGAGATTGAGGAGATGCGGGCAGAGATGGATGAGATGCGGGACACTTTCTATGAAGAGGACGCCTGTCAGCTGCAGGACATGCGCAGAGAGTTGGAGAGGGCCAACAAAAACTGTCGCATCCTCCAATACCGGCTGAAGAAGGCCGAGAGGAAGAGGCTGAGGTTTAATGACGGCGGCCAAGTGGATGGAGAGCTCCTCAGAAGTCTGGAGCAAGACCTGAAG GTGGCAAAGGATGTGTCAGTGCGCCTGCACCACGAATTGGAGAATGTCGAGGAGAAGAGGACAAGGACGGAGGAGGAGAACGAGAAGCTGAGGCAGCAGCTGATAGAAGTGGAGGTCACCAAACAGGCCCTGCACAATGAGCTGGAGAAAGCCAAAGAG CTCTccctgaaaagaaaaggaagtaAGGACGCACAGAGAACTGAGAAAAAGATGCCGCAGACGCCCGCTGAG GAAGAAAATGAGGACCTGAGGTGCCAGCTAGCCTTCATCAAGGAGGAAGCCGtcttaatgagaaaaaagatgGCGAAGATCGACAAAGAAAAGGATCGTCTGGAGCAGGAGCTGCAGAAGTACCGCTCCTTCTACGGGGACGTGGACAGCCCGCTGCCCAAAGGCGAGGCCGGGGGGCCTCCCACCACCCGGGAGTCTGAGCTGAAGCTCCGCTTACGCCTGGTGGAGGAAGAGGCAAACATCCTGGGGAGGAAGATTGTGGAGCTGGAGGTGGAGAACAGAGGACTGAAGGCTGAACTGGATGACATGAGAGAGGACAG TctggcagcagcaggaggaaatgGCACTGGCGGCGGCGGCCAGCAGAGCAGGGAGCAAGGCGAGGCTTTGTCTGAACTaaggcagcagctgcagctggtggAGGATGAGGCAGAACTCCTCCGCAGGAACTTAGCTGatgtagaagaagaaaacaaaaag GTAACAAATGAGCTCAATAAGCTCAAATACAAGGCTGGGTCCCATGAGGCCGGATCAAGACATGGaggag GTGGGGGTGATCAGGCTAAACTGGAGGCGCTCCAGGAGGAGCTGAAAGCGGCACGCCTGCAGATCAATGAACTGAGCGGCAAAGTCATGCAGCTCCAGTACGAAAACCGCGTGCTGCTCTCCAACATGCAGCGCTACGACCTGGCCTCCCACCTGGGCATCCGCGGCAGCCCTCGGGACAGCGACGCGGAGAGCGACGGGGGCCGGGACGACGACACCCCATCGACCTCCGCCGCTTCCCCTCGCCTCCTCCCGCCGCACCGCAAGCGCGAGGGCCCCGTCGGCGGAGAGAGCGACTCCGACGAG AAGCCTGCGGGACCGGCAGCAGATGATAGATATCCGCATCGAGGCCGAGAGGCTGGGCCGGACCATCGACAGGCTGATCGCTGA
- the LOC102229652 gene encoding protein SOGA3-like isoform X3: protein MMNPSSADSFRQPDNSSRKQARSSSPAGVKETGSKTAQKGSGSAKPVTPKQAAAGGAGGGGGRGSRGHSPVSTGRERPVGSAPPSRGAAAVQSAGAENPTPSRPAAAQATEDSARPTAAAAAAGDASSPSRADSSRVVSDQPCASKSPKLRSKNPRGAESASAGGGGGSSSSSSSSNKKSSKSIVGCGPGFWKEGCLQSELIQFHLNKSLGKKGAKMQAKSASPPASEPEPELSPEPAAPQPAAQPDERLQDEIERLEDENEDLKTEIEEMRAEMDEMRDTFYEEDACQLQDMRRELERANKNCRILQYRLKKAERKRLRFNDGGQVDGELLRSLEQDLKVAKDVSVRLHHELENVEEKRTRTEEENEKLRQQLIEVEVTKQALHNELEKAKELSLKRKGSKDAQRTEKKMPQTPAEEENEDLRCQLAFIKEEAVLMRKKMAKIDKEKDRLEQELQKYRSFYGDVDSPLPKGEAGGPPTTRESELKLRLRLVEEEANILGRKIVELEVENRGLKAELDDMREDSLAAAGGNGTGGGGQQSREQGEALSELRQQLQLVEDEAELLRRNLADVEEENKKVTNELNKLKYKAGSHEAGSRHGGGGGDQAKLEALQEELKAARLQINELSGKVMQLQYENRVLLSNMQRYDLASHLGIRGSPRDSDAESDGGRDDDTPSTSAASPRLLPPHRKREGPVGGESDSDEVRNLRCLTPTRSLYSPVDSRFLSRSLRDRQQMIDIRIEAERLGRTIDRLIADTSTIIAEARVYVTNGELFARLDEDEEGGRIREHELLYRINAQMKAFRKELQTFIDRLDVPKQDDKQPEEPLSMFQPIILLILILVLFSSLSYATIFKLVFLFTLFFVL from the exons ATGATGAATCCATCCTCTGCCGACTCCTTTCGGCAGCCAGACAATAGCAGCCGGAAGCAGGCGCGTTCGTCGTCTCCGGCCGGCGTCAAGGAAACTGGATCTAAAACTGCGCAGAAGGGCAGCGGCTCGGCTAAGCCCGTCACACCAAAGCAAGCggcagcaggtggagcaggagggggaggaggcAGAGGTAGTCGAGGTCACTCTCCCGTTTCCACAGGCAGGGAGCGGCCGGTCGGAAGCGCTCCTCCCAGCAGAGGCGCGGCCGCTGTCCAGTCTGCTGGTGCTGAAAACCCGACACCGAGCAGGCCCGCGGCGGCGCAGGCTACAGAAGACTCCGCCCGCcccaccgccgccgccgccgccgccggcgACGCCTCCTCGCCCTCCAGAGCCGATTCGAGCCGCGTTGTCTCCGACCAGCCGTGCGCATCCAAGTCCCCGAAACTGAGGAGCAAAAACCCGAGAGGCGCAGAGTCCGCCTCAGCTggaggcggcggcggcagcagcagcagcagcagcagcagcaataagaAGAGCTCTAAAAGCATTGTGGGATGCGGACCCGGTTTCTGGAAAGAGGGATGCTTGCAGTCCGAGCTGATACAGTTTCACTTGAATAAAAGCCTGGGGAAGAAAGGAGCCAAGATGCAGGCGAAGTCCGCATCTCCGCCAGCGTCGGAGCCTGAGCCGGAGCTGTCCCCCGAGCCCGCCGCTCCACAGCCGGCTGCACAGCCCGACGAGAGGCTGCAAGACGAAATCGAGAGGCTGGAGGACGAAAATGAAGATTTAAAG ACTGAGATTGAGGAGATGCGGGCAGAGATGGATGAGATGCGGGACACTTTCTATGAAGAGGACGCCTGTCAGCTGCAGGACATGCGCAGAGAGTTGGAGAGGGCCAACAAAAACTGTCGCATCCTCCAATACCGGCTGAAGAAGGCCGAGAGGAAGAGGCTGAGGTTTAATGACGGCGGCCAAGTGGATGGAGAGCTCCTCAGAAGTCTGGAGCAAGACCTGAAG GTGGCAAAGGATGTGTCAGTGCGCCTGCACCACGAATTGGAGAATGTCGAGGAGAAGAGGACAAGGACGGAGGAGGAGAACGAGAAGCTGAGGCAGCAGCTGATAGAAGTGGAGGTCACCAAACAGGCCCTGCACAATGAGCTGGAGAAAGCCAAAGAG CTCTccctgaaaagaaaaggaagtaAGGACGCACAGAGAACTGAGAAAAAGATGCCGCAGACGCCCGCTGAG GAAGAAAATGAGGACCTGAGGTGCCAGCTAGCCTTCATCAAGGAGGAAGCCGtcttaatgagaaaaaagatgGCGAAGATCGACAAAGAAAAGGATCGTCTGGAGCAGGAGCTGCAGAAGTACCGCTCCTTCTACGGGGACGTGGACAGCCCGCTGCCCAAAGGCGAGGCCGGGGGGCCTCCCACCACCCGGGAGTCTGAGCTGAAGCTCCGCTTACGCCTGGTGGAGGAAGAGGCAAACATCCTGGGGAGGAAGATTGTGGAGCTGGAGGTGGAGAACAGAGGACTGAAGGCTGAACTGGATGACATGAGAGAGGACAG TctggcagcagcaggaggaaatgGCACTGGCGGCGGCGGCCAGCAGAGCAGGGAGCAAGGCGAGGCTTTGTCTGAACTaaggcagcagctgcagctggtggAGGATGAGGCAGAACTCCTCCGCAGGAACTTAGCTGatgtagaagaagaaaacaaaaag GTAACAAATGAGCTCAATAAGCTCAAATACAAGGCTGGGTCCCATGAGGCCGGATCAAGACATGGaggag GTGGGGGTGATCAGGCTAAACTGGAGGCGCTCCAGGAGGAGCTGAAAGCGGCACGCCTGCAGATCAATGAACTGAGCGGCAAAGTCATGCAGCTCCAGTACGAAAACCGCGTGCTGCTCTCCAACATGCAGCGCTACGACCTGGCCTCCCACCTGGGCATCCGCGGCAGCCCTCGGGACAGCGACGCGGAGAGCGACGGGGGCCGGGACGACGACACCCCATCGACCTCCGCCGCTTCCCCTCGCCTCCTCCCGCCGCACCGCAAGCGCGAGGGCCCCGTCGGCGGAGAGAGCGACTCCGACGAGGTGAGAAACCTCCGCTGCCTCACCCCGACGCGCTCCCTTTACTCGCCAGTAGATAGCCGTTTTTTATCCAGAAGCCTGCGGGACCGGCAGCAGATGATAGATATCCGCATCGAGGCCGAGAGGCTGGGCCGGACCATCGACAGGCTGATCGCTGACACCAGCACTATCATCGCCGAGGCCCGAGTGTACGTAACTAACGGGGAGCTGTTTGCCAGGCTGGATGAGGATGAAGAAGGTGGCAG GATTAGAGAGCATGAGCTGCTGTATCGAATCAATGCCCAGATGAAAGCCTTTAGGAAAGAGCTACAGACCTTCATAGACCGTCTGGACGTCCCCAAGCAGGACGACAAACAGCCAGAAGAACCGCTGTCT ATGTTTCAACCCATTATTTTGCTCATCCTCATCCTCGTTCTGTTTTCCTCACTCTCTTATGCCACCATTTTCAAACTGGTATTTCTTTTCACCCTGTTCTTTGTTCTGTAA